The nucleotide window ATACGGGTGCCCCTTGAGGGCCGCGTCCATGAGGCGGTTGAGCTTCCCGAGCTGGGTCGGGTCCTGGCCGATGAGCGCGGGGGCGATCTCTTTCAGCCCGGCGCGCACGCCGTTGGCGTAGGCTGGCAGGTACGCCGGGCCGAGCGGGCACACTTCGCCGTAACCCACCACGCCGGTGTCGGTCTCCACCGCGACGACGGTGCTGTCGAACACGGTGACCGACTTACCGCCGGACCATTTGTAGCTGCCCTCGTGCAACGGCAGATCGACCTGCCACGCCGCGATTCGGGTGATGCGCATAACCGCTCCTGAACAAAGGGCTTCGACGGGTTCACAGGATCAGACCTACGAAACGGACCACCGGCTTTGCCCTGTGAATCTTCCGAAAGTGAGGCGCGTGCAATGGTGGGAGGGGCTACTGCCGTTGGAGTGCGCACCGACGGCGCGTCAGTGAGGCCGTGCCTTGAGCCGTGCAACGCCTCAAGGTGATTGATGCGGCGGCGGTTGCTCCCGCTCGCGAGAAGTGAAGCACCGCGCGTTGAGCCCGCGAAACACGGCCCGACGCGAGGTGCGTTCAGGTGGGAAGGGGCATCAAGCTTGAGCGGCGCCAAGGAGAGCGGTCGCGCGCCAGCGCCGGGTCAGGACGGTTCCGGCGCCCGTGTATACCAAGCACATTATCGCATCGAACGCATGAGCCGGTCCGTGATCGAGTCCCACGCCACACAGCACGAGAACCCAAACGGCGGCAGCGGAAACCCGAAACGGCCATTCCCACCGCGCGATCGCCCCGCGCACCACAAAACCGGTCGCGATCACCAGGCACACCGCCCCGATCAGTGTCGGCGGCGGCCCCAACCCGACGACGCCGGAAACCAACCGCCCGAGGGCAAGTGCGGGCGCGCCGGTTAACTCGATGTACGGTATCGCGGTTGCCCGGAACGACTCGCCGCGTCTCAGCATCCACCCGCCCGCCACGGTGCCGCAGAACACCGTGACTCCCGCCGTCGCCAGGGAAATCCCAAGGCCGAGGGCCGGGGCTGACGCGCTGCCGAGTACCTGATCCGCAACGACTTTTGCGAAGAACACGCCGCCGCGCGTATCGGCGGGCACGGTCCGCAGATCCTCATACCGCTCGACCAGAGCGTCCGACGGAACCCCGCGCCCGTCCGCCGGCGTTCGGGTCGCGTTGCCGATCGCGGTCAGGTCCGCGATCGCCGGTACGACGACCATCGCCAGCGTTGCCGTCCAGCCGATTCCGGCCGCGTAAGCCGCCAGGGTGGCGGTCAGTGCGGCACTCAACCCGGCCGACACGCCTTCCCAGTGGTTCGCCGGGCGCGCGACCCGGGCCACAATCAGGCCGATACCGACGAGTGCCACCGCCCCGAGCGCCGCGAGCGCCCAGAGCACCGCGGTGGGCGGTGCGACGGGAACAGCGAGCGCGGGCGCTTCGAGCCCCGGAAACTGGGTGTACGTGTTCGACACGTTAACCAGCAGCACCGCGAACGAGGTGCACGCGACGGCCGCCGTTGCGGGGGCGGCGAGGAGGCCGACCAGCGCCGGCCCGAACGTGCGCCGGAACTGATCCCAAAAACCGTGCCGCGTGCCGGGCGGGACGGAGCCGAGGTGATCTGTCACGGCCGTAATCCTCTGAGCCGCGTGACCCAATCCGCGCGGCCGGTCAAATGTAGGACACGCTCAGGATCGGGACGCCCGGATTCGCCCTCATGGTTCGACGATCGAGCGCGGCGGCCGAAAGGCACCTCACTCTTTTACGCGATCAGCTCGTTAATCACGTGGCCGTGAACGTCGGTGAGCCGGCGGTCGATGCCGTTGTGCCGCACGGTCAGTTTGGTGTGATCGATGCCGAGCAGGTGCAGGACCGTGGCGTGGATGTCGTACACCTCGGTCGGGCTCTTGCGGTCTGCGGGCTTGTACCCGAAGTCGTCGCTCGGGCCGTGCGTGGTACCGCCCTTGATCCCGCCGCCGCAGAGCCAGTTGGTGAAGCAGTACGGGTTGTGGTCGCGGCCCTTGCCGCCCTGCGACGACGGCATCCGCCCGAACTCGGTCGTCCAGAGGACGATGGTGTCGTCGAGCAGCCCGGTCCGCTTCAGATCGGCGATGAGGGCGGCGGCGCCGCGGGCCATCCCGTACGCGAGCGGGCCGTGGTCGCGTTTCACGTCCTCGTGCGAGTCCCAGTTGCGCCGCGGGAACCCGTTATCGTTCCCGCTCCAAATCTGCACGAACCGCACGCCGCGCTCCAACAGCCGGCGTGCGACGAGGCACTTGCGGCCGAAGTAGTCGGTCTCTTCGACCGGGTTAATGTCCTTGTCGAACGTCCCTTTCCCGTGATCGAGCCCGTACAGCTTGAGGGTTTCTTTCGTCTCTTTTGAGAGGTCGAGCGCGTCGGGCGCGGCGAGCTGCATTTTCGCGGCGAGCTCGTAGCTCTTGATGCGCGCCTCCAGTCGCTCGTCGCCCACTCGGGTCGCAAGGTGCGCGCGGTTGAGCCGCGCCAGCAGCGCGCCGCCGGCCTGATCGCTTTCGGGCGTGACGAACGTGGCCCGCTCGTCCGGGAAGAGGTCCTCAATAGGCGTTTTGGTGCCCGGGTAGATCGCGGTGCCCTGGTGCTGGGCGGGCAGGAACGCGCTGTCCCAGTTCTTGGTGCCGTTGGAGGCCAGCCCGCGGTGGTCCGGGAGCACGACGAACGTGGGCAGGTTCGCGTTCAGGGTGCCGAGCCCGTAGCTGACCCAGCACCCCATTCCCGGGAACCCCGGGCGGTTGAACCCGGTGGCCTGGAGCAGCGTGCCCTGGCTGTGGACGCCGGTCTTGCCGACCATGTTGTGAACGAACGCCAGCTCGTCGATCACGCCGCCGAGCGGCGCGACGACCTCGCCGAGTCGCTTCCCGCATTTCCCGTAAGGTTTGAAGTCCCACACGGGTTTGAGCCACGGCCCCAGGCCGTTCTGGAACGCCTCGACCTGTTCGCCGAAGTTCGCCTCCTGCCCGTGGCGCTTCACGAGTTCGGGTTTGAAGTCGAACAGGTCGATGTGGCTGGCGCCGCCGGCCATGAACAGTTGCACCACGCGTTTGGCTTTGGGCTTGTGGTGCAAGCCGCCGTCGGCGCGGGCGCGGTCCGCGCCGAGCAGCGCCGCGAGCGCGACGCCGCCCAGCCCGCCGCCCGAGTGGAAGAGGAAGTCACGCCGGTTCATGGGTTTCTCCCTGGGACCGCGGCCGTCCCGGCCGCACCAGCGATGGAATGGAACCGCGCGCTCCCGAACGGCCAGTCACCCGGGGCGCGGCACAACCCGGCCTTAACCGGGTTGCATTCGATGTAATCCGCGGCCAGCGCAAAATGCTCTGCGTTACGCACGTACCGGTCGAAATAGTCTTTGTGCCAAAACCGGCCGGTTCGTCCGAGAACCTTATTGGCTTCCTTTGCCGTGAACGACTTCCACGACGCTACGACGCGCGAAAGGCTCCAGCCGTCCAGCGGGGTGAACAGCGCGTGGACATGGTTCGGCATGACGACCCAGGCGTGGAGCAGATATCGCACGCCGTCGAAGTACCACAGCGCCCCTTCCACAAGGCGCGCGATGCGCGTGTCGAGTAAGTGGCGCGCGCCGTACCCGGTGTCGAGGTACTTATCTAACCGCTTTCGAAGCTCCCGTTCATGCTCCGGTTCGGGATGCTCAGTGAGCTCATCCCGCCACCCGGTGACGACACTCGCGGGCACGGAATCGGCAAGGCGGAACGTGACCGTCTGAGGTAATGCTGCGCCGCCGTCAAAATGCGGGAGGTATCCGCGGCTGTGCCAGCCGCGAGGGTGAGCCTCTGCGTTTTGGTTGGAAGTACGGCCCATTTAACGGCGTCCGAGCGTATCGCAGCGGCCGGGACGGCCGCGGTCCCAGGGGTCAATCCACGAACACGAACTCGTTCAGGTTCAGCACCACGCGGCACGCGTTCGCCAGACCGTGCTCCTTCGCGTAGCCCGCGAGCGCGTCCCGCTCCGCCGCCGTGGGCGCGCGCCCGAGCGCGAGCCGAAACGCGGCGGTCATTCGCTCCGCGTCGGTGGCGCCCAACTTCTCGACCCGGGCCGCGAAGTGCTTCGCCATCGCCACCGAGAGCCGGTTGTTCAGGAGCGCCAGAGCCTGCTGGGGCGTCAGCGTTTCGTTCCGCTTCTCCACCGCCAGCGACGGGTCCGCGCAGTCGAGCGCGGCCATGAAGGGCTGCTGTTTCGACCGCACCACGAACCGGTACACCGCACGCCGGTGCG belongs to Gemmata obscuriglobus and includes:
- a CDS encoding REP-associated tyrosine transposase, with the translated sequence MGRTSNQNAEAHPRGWHSRGYLPHFDGGAALPQTVTFRLADSVPASVVTGWRDELTEHPEPEHERELRKRLDKYLDTGYGARHLLDTRIARLVEGALWYFDGVRYLLHAWVVMPNHVHALFTPLDGWSLSRVVASWKSFTAKEANKVLGRTGRFWHKDYFDRYVRNAEHFALAADYIECNPVKAGLCRAPGDWPFGSARFHSIAGAAGTAAVPGRNP
- a CDS encoding DUF1501 domain-containing protein, whose protein sequence is MNRRDFLFHSGGGLGGVALAALLGADRARADGGLHHKPKAKRVVQLFMAGGASHIDLFDFKPELVKRHGQEANFGEQVEAFQNGLGPWLKPVWDFKPYGKCGKRLGEVVAPLGGVIDELAFVHNMVGKTGVHSQGTLLQATGFNRPGFPGMGCWVSYGLGTLNANLPTFVVLPDHRGLASNGTKNWDSAFLPAQHQGTAIYPGTKTPIEDLFPDERATFVTPESDQAGGALLARLNRAHLATRVGDERLEARIKSYELAAKMQLAAPDALDLSKETKETLKLYGLDHGKGTFDKDINPVEETDYFGRKCLVARRLLERGVRFVQIWSGNDNGFPRRNWDSHEDVKRDHGPLAYGMARGAAALIADLKRTGLLDDTIVLWTTEFGRMPSSQGGKGRDHNPYCFTNWLCGGGIKGGTTHGPSDDFGYKPADRKSPTEVYDIHATVLHLLGIDHTKLTVRHNGIDRRLTDVHGHVINELIA